Proteins encoded in a region of the Gemmatimonadota bacterium genome:
- a CDS encoding serine/threonine protein kinase, whose protein sequence is MSLSDAAIRHLQRTLDVPDAGERYEVLGEIGRGGMGTVYRAMDHQLGREVALKAIAFHADAGVTERLSREARVLAQLEHPGIVAVHDVGTLADGRPFYVMRLVRGTNLAQHAAGRGRGELLRLFLQVCDAVAFAHARGVIHRDLTPRNVMIGEFGEVLVVDWGVARVLGPRARRTASRRRHRPRNIPRCSWPRVG, encoded by the coding sequence ATGTCGCTGAGCGACGCCGCCATCCGTCACCTGCAACGTACGCTCGACGTCCCCGACGCCGGCGAGCGCTACGAGGTACTGGGCGAGATCGGGCGCGGCGGGATGGGGACCGTGTACCGGGCGATGGACCACCAGCTGGGGCGCGAGGTCGCGCTCAAGGCCATCGCCTTTCACGCCGACGCCGGCGTCACCGAACGCCTGTCGCGGGAGGCGCGCGTCCTCGCGCAGCTCGAGCACCCCGGGATCGTCGCGGTACACGACGTGGGGACGCTGGCCGATGGGCGCCCGTTCTACGTGATGCGGCTCGTGCGCGGGACCAACCTGGCGCAGCATGCCGCCGGGCGTGGACGCGGCGAACTGCTGCGCCTCTTCCTGCAGGTGTGCGATGCCGTGGCCTTCGCGCATGCACGCGGGGTGATTCACCGCGACCTGACGCCGCGCAACGTGATGATCGGCGAGTTCGGCGAGGTGCTGGTGGTGGATTGGGGGGTGGCCCGCGTGCTCGGCCCGCGTGCTCGGCGCACGGCATCCCGACGCCGGCATCGGCCACGAAACATCCCCCGTTGCAGCTGGCCGCGCGTCGGGTGA
- a CDS encoding sigma-70 family RNA polymerase sigma factor, producing MPLFPETHYSIVSALRSDDAATRARAAEAVARVYRDPIIAVLRHRWQLERADAEDLAHDFLAHAFERDWLQRYDRSKGRFRTFLRSCLMAFASTAHEGATRLKRGGGATHLSFDAALHAPATDAEVEAVFEREWVRSVFERSLEGLRQECEAGGRQLTYDVFVAYDIEGADAAERPNYAQLASRFAIPATQVTNYLNWARRALRRHVLDTLRALTASDEEFRDEARALLGVEVG from the coding sequence GTGCCGCTCTTTCCGGAGACCCACTACTCCATCGTCTCGGCGCTGCGCAGCGACGATGCCGCGACGCGCGCCCGCGCGGCGGAGGCGGTGGCACGCGTGTATCGCGATCCGATCATCGCGGTGCTGCGGCATCGGTGGCAGCTCGAGCGCGCCGACGCCGAGGACCTGGCGCACGACTTCCTGGCGCATGCCTTCGAGCGCGACTGGCTGCAGCGCTACGACCGGTCGAAGGGGCGCTTTCGCACCTTCCTGAGGAGTTGCCTCATGGCCTTCGCCAGCACCGCGCACGAAGGGGCCACGCGCCTCAAGCGCGGCGGCGGGGCGACGCATCTCTCCTTCGACGCCGCCCTGCATGCCCCGGCGACCGACGCCGAGGTGGAGGCCGTCTTCGAGCGCGAGTGGGTGCGCAGCGTCTTCGAACGGTCGCTGGAGGGGCTGCGACAGGAGTGCGAAGCCGGCGGACGACAGCTCACCTACGACGTCTTCGTCGCCTATGACATCGAGGGGGCCGATGCGGCCGAGCGGCCCAACTATGCGCAGCTGGCATCGCGCTTCGCGATCCCCGCCACGCAGGTGACGAACTACCTCAACTGGGCGCGGCGCGCGCTGCGCCGGCACGTGCTGGACACGTTGCGCGCGCTGACGGCGAGCGACGAGGAGTTCCGCGACGAGGCCCGTGCCCTGCTGGGCGTGGAGGTGGGGTGA
- a CDS encoding DUF4287 domain-containing protein has translation MATSPEEQLASMVASLKEKTGKSMEQWTALARKSGKAKHGELVAWLKSEHGITHGYANLIAHGTLKSDSGAKIAAGDDLVAEMFAGDKAALRPIFDALMKAILAFGDDIEQSPKKGYLSLRRKTQFATLHPSTKARFDVGIKLKGVAPAGRLEAAGSWNAMVTHRVKLESAAQVDRELIGWLRAAYDGA, from the coding sequence ATGGCCACGTCCCCCGAAGAACAACTCGCCTCCATGGTCGCCTCCCTCAAGGAGAAGACCGGAAAGTCGATGGAGCAGTGGACCGCCCTCGCCAGGAAGAGCGGCAAGGCGAAGCACGGCGAACTGGTCGCGTGGCTCAAGAGCGAGCACGGCATCACGCATGGCTACGCGAACCTCATCGCCCACGGCACGCTCAAGTCCGACTCGGGGGCGAAGATTGCGGCTGGCGACGACCTCGTCGCCGAGATGTTCGCCGGAGACAAGGCGGCGCTGCGACCGATCTTCGATGCCCTCATGAAGGCGATCCTCGCCTTCGGTGACGACATCGAACAGTCGCCCAAGAAGGGGTACCTCTCGCTCCGGCGAAAGACGCAGTTCGCCACCCTGCACCCGTCGACCAAGGCACGCTTCGACGTCGGGATCAAGCTCAAGGGGGTCGCGCCGGCGGGGCGCCTCGAGGCCGCTGGGAGCTGGAACGCGATGGTCACGCACCGGGTGAAGCTCGAGTCGGCCGCGCAGGTGGATCGAGAGCTGATCGGGTGGCTGCGGGCCGCGTACGACGGGGCGTAG
- a CDS encoding protein kinase produces the protein MIGTTVGNYRIVERLGDGGMGAVFRAVDEMLDREVAIKVLKPELARNAALIERFRLEAVALARLNHPRIATLHGLERHGESLLMIMEYVRGETLEAIVQRSGRIAWPRAAELCAAVLDALDHAHDKGVVHRDIKPANVMLASNGAVKVMDFGIARLVGKSRQTQVGHAVGTPMYMAPEQLRGEEVDGRTDLYAVGAVLFELVTGRLAFEADSDYGLMMKQLNEPPPAASSVVAEVPSSIDDIIRKAMAKHRDDRFANAVAFRHELEAVAGIATPPSRRTPIPAETRLGPAPASDPLRPAAAASDPAREASRDPARDSSRDPARDAFPATRLVDEAPRHTPAPTRLAGEEVPPARTTVATAETPRQPQSAAPEWLRDWRTFAIAATLLVAAGLGVRLLRPSPDDQTVPAARGDSVVTTVPGAQVASGDSVRPARREDASALLINPPASGSGSGAGGLGGGAPVREVTPPAGAPTRPPRGGGAPGGGSERPVEDAPVKPLPQPEPVRGGIESPPPRVDAPKPPPSDAESESEAMSAIRDAIASAASSLSGSNTGAASAMLGGAVQDQWIALMKEGRVSLSVNGAPDVQLRGSRASAEFDANVNVRSPFGANKRRGARFTAELQRSGSGWRVTSLRPQGGLELK, from the coding sequence ATGATCGGGACCACGGTCGGCAACTACCGCATCGTCGAGCGACTGGGCGACGGCGGGATGGGGGCCGTCTTTCGCGCCGTCGACGAGATGCTCGACCGCGAGGTGGCGATCAAGGTCCTCAAGCCCGAACTCGCGCGCAACGCAGCGCTCATCGAGCGCTTTCGCCTGGAGGCGGTCGCGCTGGCGCGCCTCAACCATCCGCGCATCGCCACGCTGCACGGGCTGGAGCGCCACGGCGAGTCGCTGCTGATGATCATGGAGTACGTGCGCGGCGAGACGCTGGAGGCGATCGTGCAGCGCTCCGGGCGCATCGCCTGGCCGCGGGCCGCCGAACTGTGCGCGGCGGTGCTCGACGCCCTCGACCACGCCCACGACAAGGGGGTGGTGCACCGCGACATCAAGCCGGCCAACGTGATGCTGGCCAGCAACGGCGCGGTGAAGGTGATGGACTTCGGGATCGCCCGCCTCGTGGGGAAGTCCCGCCAGACGCAAGTGGGGCACGCCGTGGGGACGCCGATGTACATGGCGCCCGAGCAGCTGCGCGGCGAGGAGGTGGACGGGCGCACCGACCTGTACGCCGTGGGAGCGGTGCTGTTCGAGCTCGTCACCGGGCGCCTGGCGTTCGAGGCCGACTCGGACTACGGACTGATGATGAAGCAGCTCAACGAGCCGCCGCCAGCCGCAAGTTCGGTGGTCGCGGAGGTTCCGTCGAGCATCGACGACATCATCCGCAAGGCGATGGCCAAGCATCGCGACGATCGCTTCGCGAACGCCGTCGCGTTCCGCCACGAACTGGAGGCGGTGGCCGGCATCGCGACGCCGCCGTCGCGCCGCACGCCGATCCCCGCCGAGACGCGACTGGGGCCTGCGCCGGCGAGCGACCCGCTGCGCCCGGCGGCGGCGGCGAGCGATCCCGCGCGCGAAGCTTCGCGCGACCCCGCGCGCGACTCATCGCGCGACCCCGCGCGTGACGCCTTCCCGGCGACGCGGCTGGTCGACGAGGCGCCGCGCCATACGCCGGCCCCCACACGCCTTGCCGGCGAGGAGGTGCCACCCGCGCGCACGACCGTCGCCACGGCGGAGACCCCCCGCCAGCCGCAATCCGCGGCGCCTGAGTGGCTGCGCGACTGGCGGACCTTCGCCATCGCCGCCACCCTCCTGGTGGCCGCGGGGCTTGGCGTGCGCCTCCTGCGCCCCAGCCCCGATGACCAGACCGTTCCGGCGGCTCGTGGCGACTCGGTCGTCACGACGGTGCCGGGGGCGCAGGTCGCCTCCGGCGATTCGGTGCGCCCCGCGCGTCGCGAGGACGCCAGCGCCCTGCTCATCAACCCGCCGGCGTCGGGGAGCGGCAGTGGCGCCGGGGGACTCGGCGGCGGGGCGCCAGTGCGTGAGGTGACGCCCCCCGCCGGAGCGCCCACACGACCGCCGCGCGGTGGTGGTGCCCCCGGTGGCGGGAGCGAGCGCCCGGTGGAGGATGCGCCGGTGAAGCCCCTCCCCCAGCCGGAGCCGGTGCGCGGCGGCATCGAGTCGCCACCCCCGCGGGTCGACGCCCCCAAGCCACCGCCCAGCGACGCGGAGAGCGAATCGGAGGCGATGAGTGCGATTCGCGACGCGATCGCCAGCGCCGCGTCGTCGCTGAGCGGCAGCAACACGGGAGCCGCGTCGGCGATGCTCGGCGGCGCCGTGCAGGACCAGTGGATTGCGCTCATGAAGGAAGGACGCGTCTCGCTGAGCGTCAACGGAGCCCCCGACGTGCAGCTCCGTGGCTCGCGCGCGTCCGCGGAATTCGACGCCAACGTGAACGTCCGCTCGCCGTTCGGCGCCAACAAACGCCGCGGTGCGCGCTTTACCGCCGAGCTGCAGCGAAGTGGCAGCGGCTGGCGCGTGACCTCGCTGCGGCCACAGGGAGGGCTGGAGCTCAAGTAG
- a CDS encoding Stp1/IreP family PP2C-type Ser/Thr phosphatase, whose protein sequence is MSFLDRLFSRPASATPPSAGSVRPTTELSRLGDGANAPELRIEAGIATDPGCVREINEDFLRIIRPTTPDETARRGVLAVVCDGMGGHEAGEIASRLAVETIVKRFEGDEGDPLVTLPKALQAANRAIFDSSDRNHKLKGMGTTCTALVLRGGLAYSAHVGDSRLYLIRGGEIFLMTEDHSAVMELVRRGVISREEARHHPDKNVISRALGSHREVQVTGWPQGFAVHPGDTFLLCSDGLYDLVGDEVLLATARDVHPQVACDRLVTLAREAGGHDNISVAILAMTAASETTPTGAKETRAVEIPQ, encoded by the coding sequence ATGTCATTCCTGGATCGGCTGTTCTCCCGCCCCGCCTCCGCCACGCCGCCCAGCGCGGGGAGCGTTCGCCCCACGACCGAGTTGTCACGTCTCGGCGATGGCGCGAACGCGCCCGAGCTGCGCATCGAGGCCGGGATCGCCACCGACCCCGGGTGCGTGCGCGAGATCAACGAGGACTTCCTGCGCATCATTCGCCCCACCACGCCTGACGAGACGGCTCGGCGCGGCGTGCTCGCGGTGGTGTGCGACGGCATGGGCGGGCACGAGGCCGGGGAGATCGCCTCACGCCTGGCGGTGGAGACGATCGTGAAGCGCTTCGAGGGTGATGAGGGCGATCCGCTGGTGACGCTCCCCAAGGCGCTGCAGGCGGCCAATCGCGCCATCTTCGACTCGTCGGATCGCAACCACAAGCTCAAGGGGATGGGGACGACGTGTACCGCGCTGGTGCTGCGGGGCGGGCTGGCCTACAGCGCACATGTCGGCGACTCGCGCCTCTACCTCATTCGTGGCGGCGAGATCTTCCTCATGACCGAGGATCACTCGGCGGTGATGGAACTCGTCAGGCGCGGCGTGATCTCGCGCGAGGAGGCGCGGCATCATCCCGACAAGAACGTCATCTCGCGTGCCCTCGGGAGCCACCGCGAGGTGCAAGTCACCGGGTGGCCGCAGGGATTTGCCGTGCACCCGGGGGACACCTTCCTGCTGTGCAGCGACGGGTTGTACGACCTGGTGGGCGACGAGGTGCTGCTGGCCACCGCACGCGACGTGCATCCGCAGGTCGCCTGCGATCGCCTCGTGACGCTCGCGCGTGAGGCGGGCGGCCACGACAACATCTCGGTTGCCATTCTCGCCATGACGGCGGCGAGCGAGACCACGCCCACCGGCGCGAAGGAGACGCGCGCCGTCGAGATTCCGCAATGA
- a CDS encoding serine/threonine protein kinase has translation MSAGLPMHSSIGPYRVIDHVGAGGMGTVYRVSHRATGKVAAAKVMTGGGTTPRALERFRNEARILQALSHPSIAAMYEFLEVNGAPCLVMEYVDGDTLEQLIRTRGPFPVQDALRIFAALTDAVGYIHQRGIVHRDLKTTNVKVDTLGAVKLLDFGIAVGDGSPRLTSTGNVVGTLMSLAPEQLRTGRAEPRSDLWALGIVLYELLTGRPPFDGAAPGFVGERIMRGEYTPASTLRPELPRDVDRIIGRCLKVRLEDRYATAEALLTDLRALQSGEKPLGRRPCVVRPPAHERRGGHDDRPPVAPRALGHAGGDRRRLLCLEPARTRRPPVSCVWRRHVDTGRATGARGRLAASNRRAARATRPRIARRATGARRERWHRAGGARSRLARRFGEPPTADHPRVGGDGRRLHQRRASRRHAVHAHGADRHRGAADAAARGM, from the coding sequence ATGTCCGCCGGCCTCCCCATGCACAGTTCGATCGGCCCCTACCGGGTGATCGACCATGTGGGGGCCGGCGGCATGGGGACGGTGTACCGGGTGAGCCATCGCGCCACCGGCAAGGTGGCGGCGGCCAAGGTGATGACGGGGGGTGGGACGACGCCGCGCGCGCTGGAGCGCTTTCGCAACGAGGCGCGCATCCTCCAGGCGCTCTCCCACCCCTCCATCGCCGCGATGTACGAGTTCCTCGAGGTGAACGGCGCCCCGTGCCTCGTGATGGAGTACGTGGACGGCGACACGCTCGAGCAGCTCATCCGCACGCGGGGGCCGTTTCCCGTGCAGGATGCCCTCCGCATCTTCGCCGCCCTCACCGACGCGGTGGGCTACATCCACCAGCGCGGGATCGTGCACCGCGACCTCAAGACGACCAACGTCAAGGTCGATACGCTGGGGGCGGTGAAGCTCCTCGACTTCGGGATCGCCGTGGGCGACGGGTCGCCCCGCCTGACGAGTACCGGCAACGTGGTGGGGACGCTGATGTCGCTCGCCCCCGAGCAGCTGCGCACCGGGCGTGCCGAGCCGCGGTCGGACCTCTGGGCGTTAGGCATCGTGCTGTATGAGCTGCTCACCGGGCGCCCGCCGTTCGACGGCGCGGCCCCGGGATTCGTGGGCGAGCGCATCATGCGCGGCGAGTACACCCCGGCGTCGACGCTGCGTCCCGAGCTGCCGCGCGACGTCGACCGCATCATCGGACGCTGCCTCAAGGTCCGCCTCGAGGATCGGTACGCCACCGCCGAGGCGCTGCTCACCGACCTGCGCGCGCTGCAGTCAGGGGAGAAGCCGTTGGGGAGGCGCCCATGCGTCGTACGACCTCCTGCGCACGAGCGGCGAGGTGGCCACGACGATCGCCCGCCAGTGGCGCCTCGCGCTCTCGGCCACGCTGGCGGTGATCGCCGTCGCCTTCTTTGCCTGGAGCCTGCGCGCACCAGACGTCCCCCCGTCAGCTGCGTCTGGCGGCGGCACGTCGACACTGGGAGGGCGACCGGCGCGCGTGGACGACTTGCCGCCAGCAACCGACGAGCCGCGCGAGCCACGCGACCCCGCATCGCACGACGCGCCACCGGCGCTCGGCGCGAGCGCTGGCATCGGGCCGGAGGGGCGCGATCGCGTCTCGCTCGCCGATTCGGTGAGCCGCCGACCGCTGATCATCCGCGTGTTGGAGGGGACGGCCGACGTCTACATCAACGACGTGCGAGTCGGCGTCACGCCGTACACGCTCACGGCGCCGATCGGCACCGAGGTGCAGCTGATGCTGCGGCGCGAGGGATGTGA
- a CDS encoding trypsin-like peptidase domain-containing protein, whose amino-acid sequence MERVILRHLKGSKASQLEEFPLPQFAELTIGRDPNSTIRFDPEKDDLVGRQHARISKDAADPYRFKLQDLNSRNGTFLNKLRVVGEMPLQPGDVIQLGAGGPELQFDLDPLPAIYVKATRLGVAGPVGATVQGVAETRVSSTSAASHGGSHASSGGSASAPAPNAIGKATVERMIGETKTKSNRNSMMVGAAALLLVVAGAAYAKKSSDDKARIAAAQLAAAKDSLAKVQQSGLAALDDKLGRAGELSKQLQPSEIAAKFGAAVVQVDFSWKLTYRGTGGQVYHRLIANRYRGTDGRVRPIMDNGRQMIPAYVQVDNAIEPALTLDANSGRPIGVSSRGSGFVVTSNGFIITNRHVAYNWQTWYRFDSQDDVGPVINPRTGGALLDESGQPVLTRPPQQWIPSETKQAGPKGDIGDFQARVEYLMVRFPKDPTPFEASNVRPSQRHDVALIKVDAPPTLQYVNMSDTYDKTRQGDAVTVMGYPGISEEVLTVIKSRDMFNRESQQRVLPEPTLSTGNIGKILRAADAEVRDGFMTFAPSGDTYQLTINSTGGGNSGGPMFDATGSVIGIYFAGKSGDAQISFAIPIRYGMELLRIGDPTGK is encoded by the coding sequence ATGGAACGCGTCATCCTTCGCCACCTCAAGGGCTCCAAGGCTTCGCAGCTGGAGGAGTTCCCGTTGCCGCAGTTCGCCGAGCTCACGATCGGCCGCGACCCCAACTCGACCATCCGCTTCGACCCCGAGAAGGACGACCTCGTGGGGCGCCAGCACGCGCGCATCTCGAAGGATGCGGCCGATCCGTACCGCTTCAAGCTGCAGGACCTCAACTCGCGCAACGGGACCTTCCTCAACAAGCTGCGCGTCGTTGGCGAGATGCCGTTGCAGCCGGGTGACGTGATCCAGCTCGGTGCCGGTGGCCCGGAGCTGCAGTTCGACCTCGACCCGCTCCCGGCGATCTACGTCAAGGCGACGCGGCTGGGCGTCGCCGGGCCGGTGGGGGCGACGGTGCAGGGGGTGGCCGAGACGCGCGTGAGCAGCACCAGCGCGGCCTCGCACGGCGGGAGCCATGCGTCGTCGGGTGGCAGCGCCTCGGCGCCGGCGCCTAACGCCATCGGCAAGGCGACGGTCGAGCGCATGATCGGCGAGACCAAGACCAAGTCCAACCGCAACTCCATGATGGTCGGGGCGGCGGCGCTCCTGCTCGTGGTGGCGGGGGCGGCGTACGCCAAGAAGAGCAGCGACGACAAGGCGCGCATCGCGGCGGCCCAGCTCGCGGCCGCCAAGGACTCGCTGGCCAAGGTGCAGCAGTCGGGGCTGGCCGCGCTCGACGACAAGCTCGGGCGTGCCGGTGAGCTGTCCAAGCAGCTGCAACCGTCGGAGATCGCCGCCAAGTTCGGCGCGGCGGTCGTGCAGGTCGACTTCTCGTGGAAGCTCACGTATCGCGGCACGGGCGGGCAGGTGTACCACCGCCTCATTGCCAACCGCTACAGGGGAACGGACGGGCGCGTGCGCCCGATCATGGACAACGGGCGCCAGATGATCCCGGCGTACGTGCAGGTCGACAACGCGATCGAGCCGGCGCTCACGCTCGATGCCAACTCGGGGCGTCCCATCGGCGTCAGCTCGCGCGGCTCGGGCTTCGTGGTCACGTCGAACGGCTTCATCATCACCAACCGGCACGTGGCCTACAACTGGCAGACCTGGTATCGCTTCGACTCGCAGGACGACGTGGGGCCGGTCATCAATCCGCGCACCGGCGGCGCGCTGCTCGACGAGTCGGGGCAGCCGGTGCTCACGCGCCCGCCGCAGCAGTGGATTCCGTCGGAGACCAAGCAGGCCGGCCCCAAGGGAGACATCGGCGACTTCCAGGCGCGCGTCGAGTACCTGATGGTGCGCTTCCCGAAGGATCCCACGCCGTTCGAGGCGAGCAACGTGCGCCCCTCGCAGCGCCACGACGTGGCCCTCATCAAGGTCGATGCGCCGCCGACGCTGCAGTACGTCAACATGTCCGACACGTACGACAAGACGCGCCAGGGCGATGCGGTCACGGTGATGGGCTACCCCGGCATCTCCGAGGAAGTGCTCACCGTCATCAAGTCGCGTGACATGTTCAACCGCGAGTCGCAGCAGCGCGTGCTCCCCGAGCCCACGCTCTCGACCGGCAACATCGGCAAGATCCTGCGCGCGGCCGACGCCGAAGTCCGCGACGGCTTCATGACCTTCGCGCCGAGCGGCGACACGTACCAGCTCACGATCAACTCGACCGGTGGTGGCAACAGCGGTGGCCCGATGTTCGACGCGACGGGGAGCGTGATCGGGATCTACTTCGCCGGCAAGAGCGGCGACGCGCAGATCTCCTTCGCCATCCCGATCCGCTACGGCATGGAGCTGCTGCGCATCGGCGACCCGACGGGCAAGTAG
- a CDS encoding tetratricopeptide repeat protein, whose amino-acid sequence MICDAPPPLPSSLVTAREAATIGDGDAARLKRRLAGDLDAIVLQALRKEPQRRYGSADQLSEDLRRHLDGLPVSAQRDRVGYRLGKFVRRRRVEVMGGVVVIASLVGGVIGATRQARVAEVERAKVAQVNNFLSTMLAAVDPGNAGREVTVAQVLSQAARDIDRQRLAPEVEAQIRHTLGQTYYELALYDSAQAHMERAVALRQREHGRLDQRTSMSLSYLAALSEARGDFAEAERIAREVLVIQEGIAPRSNSELATAYDNVARYVEQQGRLEEAMKYKLQSVALRRVSTDSASLGALPYTLNNLAVSYQYMGDMARAESLALEATEAEARVRGRRSVPYGSTLRNLAGIYESQRRLAEADSVARLSMDVLRGTVGAAHPEYLRVVAMLAGIRLSAKDWIGAEQAAREVVQQIGGQMHESHPQSAVALQYLGIARGALQNVAGADSALRASLALRRKYLPPEHWAIASSESVLGHHLGKTGRRAEGEAMLRRAYATLLAARGADAEPTRKTAERLAEVLELAGAKGEAASWRRKAEAKPAS is encoded by the coding sequence ATGATCTGCGACGCCCCGCCCCCGCTCCCCTCCTCGCTGGTGACCGCGCGAGAGGCGGCGACGATCGGTGACGGCGACGCGGCACGACTCAAACGTCGGCTTGCCGGCGACCTGGACGCGATCGTCCTGCAGGCGCTGCGCAAGGAACCGCAGCGTCGGTACGGATCGGCCGACCAGCTCTCCGAAGACCTGCGCCGTCACCTCGACGGGCTCCCCGTCTCGGCGCAACGCGACCGGGTGGGCTATCGCCTGGGGAAGTTCGTGCGGCGCCGGCGCGTGGAGGTCATGGGTGGCGTCGTGGTGATCGCCTCGCTCGTCGGCGGTGTCATCGGCGCCACGCGGCAGGCGCGCGTGGCCGAGGTGGAGCGCGCCAAGGTGGCGCAGGTGAACAACTTCCTCTCCACCATGCTCGCTGCCGTCGACCCGGGGAACGCGGGGCGCGAGGTCACGGTGGCGCAGGTGCTGTCGCAAGCGGCGCGCGACATCGACCGCCAGCGACTGGCGCCCGAGGTGGAGGCGCAGATTCGGCACACGCTGGGCCAGACGTACTACGAGCTGGCGCTGTACGACTCCGCACAGGCGCACATGGAGCGCGCCGTGGCACTGCGCCAGCGCGAACACGGCCGGCTGGACCAACGCACCAGCATGTCGCTGTCGTACCTGGCGGCACTGTCGGAGGCGCGCGGCGACTTCGCCGAGGCCGAGCGCATCGCGCGCGAGGTGCTCGTCATCCAGGAAGGCATCGCCCCGCGCAGCAACAGCGAACTGGCCACCGCGTACGACAACGTGGCGCGATACGTCGAGCAGCAGGGGCGGCTCGAGGAGGCGATGAAGTACAAGCTGCAGTCGGTGGCCCTCCGCCGGGTGAGCACCGACTCGGCGTCGTTAGGCGCACTCCCGTATACGCTCAACAACCTGGCCGTGTCGTACCAGTACATGGGCGACATGGCGCGCGCGGAGTCGCTGGCGCTCGAGGCCACGGAGGCCGAAGCGCGGGTACGCGGCCGGCGTTCGGTGCCGTACGGCAGCACGCTGCGCAACCTGGCCGGCATCTATGAATCGCAGCGGCGCCTGGCGGAGGCCGACTCGGTGGCGCGCCTCTCGATGGACGTGCTGCGCGGCACCGTGGGCGCGGCGCACCCCGAGTACCTGCGCGTGGTCGCGATGCTGGCCGGCATTCGCCTCAGCGCCAAGGACTGGATCGGGGCGGAGCAGGCCGCGCGCGAGGTGGTGCAGCAGATCGGCGGCCAGATGCACGAGAGCCACCCGCAGTCGGCGGTGGCGCTGCAGTACCTGGGCATTGCCCGGGGGGCGCTGCAGAACGTCGCCGGCGCCGACAGCGCCCTGCGCGCGTCGCTGGCGCTGCGCCGCAAGTACCTCCCCCCCGAGCACTGGGCCATCGCCTCGTCCGAGTCGGTGCTGGGGCACCACCTGGGAAAGACGGGGCGCCGCGCCGAGGGGGAGGCGATGCTGCGGCGGGCCTACGCCACGCTCCTGGCGGCCCGCGGCGCCGACGCCGAGCCCACCCGCAAGACCGCCGAGCGCCTGGCCGAGGTATTGGAGTTGGCCGGAGCGAAGGGCGAGGCCGCGTCATGGCGGCGGAAAGCGGAGGCGAAGCCGGCGAGTTAG
- a CDS encoding serine/threonine protein kinase, with protein sequence MTSRPEITPTRLVRIRELFDAALEMATEERIPYLMRACGGDITLRFEVESLLAALDRGGDTWERPAGASLASAMREHDDEAPLGTRIGAYEITRLIGYGGMGAVYEGVRADDQFQKRVALKFLRRGLEGDLAIRRFRYERQILANLNHKNIAALLDGGVTPDGQPYIVMEFVDGLPITTYAAQRRLDVAARVQLLRQVCGAVQHAHLNLVVHRDLKPGNILVTPDGTVKLLDFGIARLLREGEGPDQLPPPRAGCTPSPPTTPAPSRSGASPSPPPATSTR encoded by the coding sequence ATGACGTCGCGACCCGAGATCACCCCGACGCGCCTCGTGCGCATTCGCGAGCTGTTCGACGCGGCGCTGGAGATGGCCACCGAGGAGCGCATCCCCTATCTCATGCGTGCGTGCGGTGGCGACATCACGCTGCGCTTCGAGGTCGAGAGCCTGCTGGCGGCGCTCGACCGTGGCGGCGACACGTGGGAGCGCCCAGCGGGGGCGTCGCTGGCGTCGGCGATGCGCGAGCACGACGACGAGGCACCGCTAGGGACGCGGATCGGGGCGTACGAAATCACGCGCCTGATCGGCTACGGCGGGATGGGGGCGGTCTACGAAGGCGTCCGCGCCGACGACCAGTTCCAGAAACGCGTCGCCCTCAAGTTCCTCCGCCGCGGCCTCGAGGGCGACCTCGCCATCCGCCGCTTCCGCTACGAGCGCCAGATCCTCGCCAACCTCAATCACAAGAACATCGCCGCCCTCCTCGATGGCGGCGTCACGCCCGACGGGCAGCCCTACATCGTCATGGAGTTCGTCGACGGGCTCCCCATCACCACCTACGCCGCCCAGCGCCGCCTCGACGTCGCCGCCCGCGTCCAGCTCCTGCGCCAGGTCTGCGGCGCCGTCCAGCACGCCCACCTGAACCTCGTCGTCCACCGCGACCTCAAGCCGGGGAACATCCTCGTCACCCCCGACGGCACCGTCAAGCTCCTCGACTTCGGCATCGCCCGCCTCCTGCGCGAGGGCGAGGGCCCTGACCAGCTCCCCCCACCCAGGGCGGGCTGCACGCCTTCACCCCCGACTACGCCAGCCCCGAGCAGGTCCGGGGCCTCCCCGTCGCCACCCCCAGCGACCTCTACTCGTTAG